In Leisingera methylohalidivorans DSM 14336, a single genomic region encodes these proteins:
- a CDS encoding DUF3572 domain-containing protein: protein MRISADKAETLALKALAWLAGNDELLPVFLGATGASEADLRARASEPEFLGSVLDFLTMDDNWVMQFCDGEGLAYEAPLQARMSLPGGAQVNWT from the coding sequence ATGCGGATTTCCGCTGATAAAGCAGAGACCCTGGCGCTGAAGGCTTTGGCCTGGCTGGCTGGAAATGATGAGTTGCTGCCGGTGTTTCTGGGGGCAACCGGGGCCAGCGAGGCGGATCTGCGGGCGCGGGCGTCCGAGCCGGAGTTTCTCGGCTCGGTGCTCGATTTCTTAACGATGGACGATAATTGGGTGATGCAGTTCTGCGATGGCGAGGGGCTGGCCTACGAGGCGCCGCTGCAGGCGCGGATGTCGCTTCCGGGCGGTGCGCAGGTGAACTGGACTTGA
- a CDS encoding HAD family hydrolase → MPVDAFLFDKDGTLFDFAATWNGWAARVLETLAKGDRAVLEAMAEVISYDLERQAFNPDSLVIAGSNDEVAEVLAPFVADMGVEELLVFLALSAAEAELAPAVPLAAFLDSLLARGKVLGVMTNDAENSARSQLERAGVLDRFAFVAGCDSGHGAKPAPDPLLAFCKAAGVAPGRTAMVGDSRHDLEAGAAAGMLRIGVLTGLALRDELTPHADIVLPDIGHIPAWMDR, encoded by the coding sequence ATGCCTGTTGATGCATTTCTGTTCGACAAAGACGGAACCTTGTTCGACTTTGCCGCCACCTGGAACGGCTGGGCGGCGCGGGTGCTTGAAACGCTTGCTAAGGGCGACCGGGCGGTGCTGGAGGCAATGGCTGAGGTGATCAGCTATGATCTGGAGCGGCAGGCGTTCAACCCCGACAGTCTGGTGATTGCCGGCTCCAACGATGAGGTGGCGGAGGTGCTGGCGCCATTTGTGGCGGATATGGGCGTCGAAGAACTGCTGGTGTTCCTGGCGCTGAGCGCGGCGGAGGCGGAGCTGGCGCCGGCGGTGCCGCTGGCGGCGTTTCTCGACAGCCTGCTGGCGCGCGGCAAGGTGCTGGGGGTGATGACCAATGACGCGGAAAACTCTGCCAGGAGCCAGCTGGAGCGGGCGGGGGTGCTGGACCGCTTTGCCTTTGTCGCGGGATGCGACAGCGGCCATGGGGCCAAACCGGCGCCGGATCCGCTGCTGGCCTTTTGCAAGGCTGCGGGCGTCGCTCCCGGCCGGACGGCAATGGTGGGCGACAGCCGCCATGATCTGGAAGCGGGTGCAGCTGCGGGAATGCTGCGGATCGGCGTGCTGACCGGCCTGGCCCTGCGCGATGAGCTGACGCCGCATGCGGATATTGTGCTGCCCGATATCGGCCATATCCCGGCCTGGATGGACCGCTGA